The DNA window AAGTTTTTAACAGAAATGGAGTTCAACACATCAAGTAATCCACCAATATGATCGGAATCCGGGTGAGTAGCAATAACGTAATCTAGTTCGTCTACTCCTTGACTTTGTAAATAGGAAACGACCTGCTTACCAGCGTCCTTCTTCCCACCATCGATGAGCATGTTTTTGCCTTCCGGAGATTGAATAAGTATAGAATCTCCTTGTCCAACGTCAATAAAATGGACACTCATTTCTTTCCCAACATTTACTTTAGTTGAAGATGTCTCCACTTTCGACTCTTGGTTTTCTGTTTGCGTTTCTATCGCGCAACCGAATGTCATAAAAATCATCATTGTAATGATGGAGGATAATATATACTTCATTTAAAACCTTCCTTTTTGGTTACCGCTCTTATTTTAACATAGTTATTTGCTAGTAGATTTCTAATTCCCTTGACAGTTTCTCGTCCCTGTCATAGAATTATCAATTGTGAATATAGCGTGGTTCGAGAACCTCCCACGTAAAAAAACTAAGGAGAAATGAATAATGAAAATCAAAACTATTGCAACAAGCGGGATTATTGCTGCTTTATATGTTGCAGTTTCCTTATTAATTGCGCCATTTGCATTTGGTGCAGTACAATTTCGTATAGCCGAAATGTTTAATCACCTTGTGGTATTCAATAAGAAATTCTTTTTTGGGATTGTACTCGGTGTGATTATAACTAATATGTTTTCCCCAATGGCTGCTTATGACCTTATTTTTGGGGTAGCACATACTGTTATTTCGTTATTAATTACCATATTTGCAGCGAAATTCATTAAAGGGCAAGTTAAGCAAATGGTATTTAATACGATAGTGTTTACGTTTATGACGTTTATCATTGCATTCGAATTAAACTTAGCGTTTGATTTACCTTTCTTCTACACATGGTTAACGGTAGCAGTTGGTGAATTCGTTGTATTAGCAGTCGGCATTCCTCTTATGAGTGCTTTAAATAAACGATTAAACTTTAAATCATTAATCTAATCGTAGAAAAAGTACCAACTTCTAATTATCCGAAGTTGGTACTTTTTTGTTAGGATGATACTTAATTTAATTTGAAATCGGAAACAATATCTTGAAGTTTTTCGGACATTTCTGCTAATGCACGAGAAGCAGACGTCATTTCAATCATGGAAGCATATTGTTCTTCTGCCGCTGCTACTACATTTTGTGTATAGCTAGTTGACTCTTCTGTAACGTCTTTTGTCTTTTCTACTTCATTAACAAGAACTTCTGTATTACTACTAATTTCTTGGATTTCTGATGTAATAAATGATAGTTTATTGTTTATCAAGTTTACATCAGCTGCAATTGTCTCAAATGTTTCCCCAGCATTTGTAACATAATTCATACCAGTCTCGATGACAATTTTCCCTTCATTCACAGTATGAACAGTATCTTTTGTATTCATTTGAATTTCACCAATTAAAGTAGAAATGTTTTTAGCAGCATTACCTGATTCCTCCGCTAATTTTCGTACCTCATCCGCTACTACTGCAAATCCTTTTCCATGCTCGCCTGCGCGTGCAGCTTCAATTGCTGCGTTTAAAGCAAGTAGGTTTGTTTGCTCTGCTATTCCTGTAATTACATTAATGATTTCACCAATCTCGTTCGATTTACGTTCTAATATTAGCATCGATTCTG is part of the Psychrobacillus sp. FSL H8-0483 genome and encodes:
- a CDS encoding QueT transporter family protein, whose amino-acid sequence is MKIKTIATSGIIAALYVAVSLLIAPFAFGAVQFRIAEMFNHLVVFNKKFFFGIVLGVIITNMFSPMAAYDLIFGVAHTVISLLITIFAAKFIKGQVKQMVFNTIVFTFMTFIIAFELNLAFDLPFFYTWLTVAVGEFVVLAVGIPLMSALNKRLNFKSLI